CTCGAGAATATCGGCAATCTCCTTGCGCGAAGCCTGGCCGATCGCCTTGATGGTCTCGCCCTTGTGACCAAGAACGATCTTTTTCTGGCTGTCGCGCTCGACATAGATCACCTGCTCGATCCTAACCGAGCCGTCCTTCTTCTCTTCCCAGCTCTCGGTTTCCACATGCGAGGCATAGGGCAGTTCCTGGTGGAGGCGCAGATAGAGCTTCTCGCGGGTGATTTCAGCCGCAAGCTGGCGCATCGGCAGATCGGAAATCTGATCTTCCGGATAGTACCACGGCCCCTCGGGCAGGGTCCGCGCAAGGTAGTCCATCAGGTCGGCACAGCCTGATCCGGTAAGCGCCGAAATCATGAAGGTTTCGTCGAACTGGGCCTTCTCGTGGCATTGCGCCGTCAGCGCCAGCAGCGTGTCGCGCTTGACCCGGTCAACCTTGTTGAGAACCAGGATCTTGCGCTGGTGCACATCGGCGAGCGAATCCAGCAGGGCCTCCGCATCG
The DNA window shown above is from Hoeflea phototrophica DFL-43 and carries:
- the era gene encoding GTPase Era — its product is MTETPETDVPSTPPEGPTRSGFVALIGAPNAGKSTLVNQLVGAKVSIVSHKVQTTRAIVRGIAIHERAQIVFIDTPGIFAPKRRLDRAMVTTAWGGAKDGDMVLVLIDAERGIKGDAEALLDSLADVHQRKILVLNKVDRVKRDTLLALTAQCHEKAQFDETFMISALTGSGCADLMDYLARTLPEGPWYYPEDQISDLPMRQLAAEITREKLYLRLHQELPYASHVETESWEEKKDGSVRIEQVIYVERDSQKKIVLGHKGETIKAIGQASRKEIADILEQKVHLFLFVKVRSNWGNDPERYREIGLEFPQ